The sequence below is a genomic window from Agrobacterium tumefaciens.
TCAACCTTAAGCACTGAAGCAAACCCTCCTCAGTTGCGTGTTTTCAATGGCACGCGCTTTGTGTCCACTCGGACGCCACGGTCTTCGTGATCCGCACCAGCGATCGCTATGAAGATTGGGATGGTAGCGACGATTAGCCAGAACTGCTCTTCCGTTCATCGAGGGTGGCCACGGAAGGCGCTGGCGATGGTGCCGACCTAGTGGTGCCCTTTGCTATGCATAAAAACACCATCGGTGGGTGACACCGAAACGTTGGAAGAGACTTGGCGCGAGAAAGCCCCTGGTTCACGTTTGCGCCGCTCGAAGAACGACTTCAGCGGCCCCGTTTCTGGTTGCCGCTGAACATGCCGCCACGATATACCTGGACGTCAGTATCGAACGAGAACAAGACGATATCGGTCTCGGTCAATGCCGTTGGATGTTGTTCGAACGAGGTCACGAACACGCTCTCTCCGTCGGAGACCGTCTCGTTTCCAAATCGAATTTTCCCCTTGAAGACAAAGAGCAGGCAAGCCAACCCGGAGTTATCAGGGGTTGGCAATCTCAGCGTCGTGCCTGCGCTGAGGCGCACGTCAAAGACCCAGACATCGGATCTTACCGTCAATGGCGCTTTTCGTGGCCCTGCAATCAGTCTCCAGCTATCGTCACTGAATTCATCGACGAAATCATGAAACTGCACCATTGGCTCAAGATTTTGAGCGTTAGGACGCAGGAAAATCTGTAGGGCCCGGACGGGTGTTTCCCCAAGCATAAGCTCTTCATGCTGGAAGTGATGGCCGGCGTTCATCATCATGAAACGTGTCTTGTCGAGCTTTTTCTCGTTTCCGACGGTGTCTCGGTGCAGCATCTCGCCGCCGCGCATGTAGGTCAGTATTTCGTCGTCCTTGTGCGGATGCATGCCTATGAGATGACCCGGCTGAACCTGGGCGCGGTCAATCCTGCCGATGGGACCGATCCCGCTGTCGTCGGTTGTCAGTGACAGCCCCGGATACATGAT
It includes:
- a CDS encoding pirin family protein; protein product: MTITKIPAGRMRGNIGQGFGVEIMYPGLSLTTDDSGIGPIGRIDRAQVQPGHLIGMHPHKDDEILTYMRGGEMLHRDTVGNEKKLDKTRFMMMNAGHHFQHEELMLGETPVRALQIFLRPNAQNLEPMVQFHDFVDEFSDDSWRLIAGPRKAPLTVRSDVWVFDVRLSAGTTLRLPTPDNSGLACLLFVFKGKIRFGNETVSDGESVFVTSFEQHPTALTETDIVLFSFDTDVQVYRGGMFSGNQKRGR